The following are encoded in a window of Sphaerisporangium siamense genomic DNA:
- a CDS encoding VanW family protein — MRNAGASIDPPPDPYSAVRPDKSNPSSGTPSSSSSGSSSTGRRGRSGDDKEPVSQPTRKKLPRGVSPLPPGVSPEVFAPTPPSSSSGRPPTLPPPSPPAEPWPMTGSPRVRWSMDDPAAQPSIVMVPDPPGRRSRLRRMLILVGGLAILFMFGYCIPATYMWGKVLPGTQVAGIAIGGMTQTEALDLVHARFDVNDQRDVPLLLGGRPVGKIRPSEIGLAVDAQATVADAETGFPSPADVWRAFTGRRELPLRLTSNQVKLAQEIRKVAQVIDRPVREGRIVYDGVTPRLIPPREGLALDRRAAEEAVKAAFVSAPSSAPLSVTTILPKARENAFAPFMDDARRAVAAPILLTNGGRRATLTPAAVAANLVFAPGEQGDVGPRFDTHKAIGGLEAGLVGVAEAARAAGFVIEKDTPKLVPARTGKGVDVTGLNAALARLMEHGGRRVIPVSLALTPPALTDEDALGLGVKEKVSTFTTTFRCCAARVTNIQRAARLVDGRLVKPGETFSLNDAVGRPESSRGFVSAQAVQGDRLVLIMGGGISQLATTMYNAVYLAGLEDVEHSQHVIHIPRYPPGRDAAVFYPEPDLRWRNDTRYGILVTAEATGMSITVNLWSTKLYDEIKAETSAKTAITPPQTFTYDGGDCVPSDGAPGFTVTVTRVFSKDGEVVRRDQPQTMTYDPQARVICKGDRSLTSDPELRRTPPAGDGSTPTATPSPTGQKRLKNKNKDKNSESVKNPKATPNKTKNIGNPAPKAKPDKTATPNGNGNGNGNGNGNGKK; from the coding sequence GTGCGGAACGCCGGAGCGTCCATCGACCCGCCGCCCGACCCGTACTCGGCGGTGCGACCGGACAAATCCAATCCCTCGTCCGGCACCCCTTCTTCTTCGTCGTCCGGTTCGTCGTCCACGGGCCGGCGGGGCCGATCCGGCGACGACAAGGAGCCCGTCTCCCAGCCGACGCGCAAGAAGCTTCCCCGCGGCGTGTCGCCGCTGCCTCCGGGCGTGTCGCCCGAGGTGTTCGCGCCCACGCCGCCGTCCTCCTCGTCCGGCAGGCCGCCGACGCTGCCGCCGCCCTCGCCGCCCGCCGAGCCGTGGCCGATGACCGGCAGCCCGCGCGTGCGCTGGAGCATGGACGACCCGGCCGCCCAGCCGTCGATCGTCATGGTCCCCGACCCGCCCGGGCGCCGGAGCCGCCTGCGCCGCATGCTCATCCTCGTCGGCGGCCTCGCGATCCTGTTCATGTTCGGCTACTGCATCCCCGCGACGTACATGTGGGGGAAGGTGCTGCCCGGCACCCAGGTCGCCGGCATCGCCATCGGCGGCATGACGCAGACCGAGGCGCTCGACCTGGTCCACGCCCGCTTCGACGTCAACGACCAGCGGGACGTCCCGCTGCTGCTCGGCGGCAGGCCCGTCGGCAAGATCAGGCCCAGCGAGATCGGGCTCGCCGTGGACGCCCAGGCCACGGTCGCCGACGCCGAGACCGGCTTCCCGAGCCCCGCCGACGTCTGGCGGGCCTTCACCGGCAGGCGCGAGTTGCCGCTGCGGCTCACGTCCAACCAGGTCAAGCTCGCGCAGGAGATCCGCAAGGTCGCGCAGGTGATCGACAGGCCCGTCCGCGAGGGGCGCATCGTCTACGACGGCGTCACCCCGCGCCTGATCCCGCCGCGCGAGGGCCTCGCGCTGGACCGGCGGGCCGCGGAGGAGGCCGTCAAGGCGGCGTTCGTCAGCGCCCCGTCCTCGGCCCCGCTCTCGGTCACGACCATCCTCCCCAAGGCCCGCGAAAACGCCTTCGCCCCCTTCATGGACGACGCGCGGCGCGCGGTGGCCGCGCCGATCCTCCTCACCAACGGCGGCAGGCGGGCGACGCTGACCCCGGCGGCCGTCGCCGCGAACCTGGTCTTCGCGCCCGGAGAGCAGGGCGACGTGGGCCCCCGGTTCGACACCCACAAGGCGATCGGCGGCCTGGAGGCCGGGCTCGTGGGCGTCGCCGAGGCCGCGCGGGCGGCCGGGTTCGTCATCGAGAAGGACACCCCGAAGCTCGTCCCCGCCCGCACGGGCAAGGGGGTCGACGTGACCGGGCTCAACGCGGCGCTGGCGCGGCTGATGGAGCACGGCGGGCGCCGGGTCATCCCGGTGTCGCTGGCCCTCACGCCGCCCGCGCTCACCGACGAGGACGCGCTCGGGCTCGGCGTGAAGGAGAAGGTCTCCACGTTCACGACGACCTTCCGGTGCTGCGCCGCCCGGGTGACCAACATCCAGCGGGCGGCCAGGCTCGTGGACGGGCGGCTGGTCAAGCCGGGGGAGACGTTCTCGCTCAACGACGCCGTGGGCCGTCCCGAGTCGTCCCGGGGGTTCGTGTCGGCCCAGGCCGTGCAGGGCGACCGGCTCGTGCTGATCATGGGGGGCGGCATCTCGCAGCTCGCCACCACCATGTACAACGCCGTCTACCTCGCGGGGCTGGAGGACGTCGAGCACTCCCAGCACGTCATCCACATCCCGCGCTACCCGCCCGGGCGTGACGCGGCGGTGTTCTACCCCGAGCCCGACCTGCGGTGGCGCAACGACACCCGGTACGGGATCCTCGTGACGGCCGAGGCGACGGGCATGTCGATCACCGTGAACCTCTGGAGCACCAAGCTCTACGACGAGATCAAGGCCGAGACCTCGGCGAAGACGGCGATCACCCCGCCGCAGACCTTCACCTACGACGGCGGTGACTGCGTTCCCTCGGACGGCGCGCCCGGGTTCACGGTCACGGTGACCCGCGTGTTCTCCAAGGACGGCGAGGTCGTCCGGCGCGACCAGCCGCAGACCATGACCTACGACCCGCAGGCGCGGGTGATCTGCAAGGGGGACCGCTCGCTGACGTCGGATCCGGAGCTGCGCCGCACGCCTCCGGCGGGGGACGGTTCGACACCCACGGCCACACCATCCCCCACCGGACAGAAACGATTAAAGAACAAAAATAAGGACAAAAATAGCGAATCCGTCAAAAACCCCAAAGCCACCCCGAATAAGACTAAGAACATCGGCAATCCCGCACCCAAGGCGAAGCCCGACAAGACCGCCACGCCGAATGGCAACGGGAACGGGAACGGCAACGGCAACGGCAATGGGAAGAAGTGA